A single window of Paenibacillus sp. FSL H8-0537 DNA harbors:
- a CDS encoding leucyl aminopeptidase, producing MSTLFTYGTPGAEPIDAVVRFISARELSDASAEWLLPQIDQAIRSLFTKGLFKGEAEQAHVMQTLSLYPAAEHVIAVGYEEQSGADGLRLAAATAARALKRIKAQSVHVVLPLSAVKAEGLSQQQAAQALTEGLKLAVHDRLPEKRESKTRYAIGKVYFSIAGTEAEGAASDFSEQWIAGITRGVACADGVISARDLTNIAGNKLVPEGLAAYAEELARQYDFDIEIIDEWTAAEQGMGGLLGVGQGSINPPRMIVLHYKGAPGDQATWGLIGKGITFDTGGISLKRAPGMEEMIADMGGAAAVLGAMQAIGELKPAVNIIAVIPSAENMPSDRALKPGDVITMMNGLTVEVVNTDAEGRLVLGDGLTTAIRRGATKLVDVATLTGAVSVALGSQATGAVTNHDGLMQQVREASERAGERVWQLPAYPEYKKQIRSEAADLKNSGGREAGTITGGLFIGAFAEELPWVHLDIAGVSFRESAKVLEPKGGTGVMVRTLVELMYAKV from the coding sequence ATGAGTACATTATTTACATACGGAACGCCAGGTGCTGAACCAATAGATGCAGTCGTTCGTTTCATTAGCGCGCGTGAGCTTAGCGATGCTTCAGCCGAATGGCTGCTGCCGCAAATTGATCAGGCTATTCGCAGCCTATTTACCAAAGGGCTGTTCAAGGGAGAGGCGGAGCAGGCTCATGTCATGCAGACGCTTAGCTTGTATCCTGCTGCCGAGCATGTAATAGCGGTCGGCTATGAGGAGCAATCTGGCGCAGACGGCTTGCGTCTAGCAGCAGCAACTGCGGCAAGAGCATTGAAGCGCATAAAAGCGCAGTCGGTGCATGTGGTGCTGCCGCTGTCAGCGGTGAAAGCGGAAGGACTTTCCCAGCAGCAAGCGGCTCAGGCGCTGACTGAAGGGCTGAAGCTGGCGGTGCATGACCGCCTGCCAGAGAAACGTGAATCGAAGACGCGTTATGCAATCGGTAAAGTGTATTTCTCCATCGCGGGGACTGAAGCGGAAGGTGCTGCTTCTGATTTCAGCGAGCAATGGATCGCAGGGATTACACGCGGCGTTGCCTGTGCCGATGGCGTAATCAGCGCCCGTGATTTGACGAATATAGCGGGCAATAAGCTCGTGCCGGAAGGTCTTGCTGCGTATGCTGAGGAGCTTGCCCGGCAGTATGATTTTGACATTGAGATTATCGACGAGTGGACGGCAGCCGAGCAGGGCATGGGCGGCTTGCTTGGCGTTGGCCAAGGCAGCATCAACCCGCCGCGCATGATTGTGCTGCATTATAAGGGTGCGCCAGGCGATCAGGCAACTTGGGGCCTAATTGGAAAAGGCATCACCTTTGATACTGGCGGCATTTCGCTCAAGCGGGCGCCTGGCATGGAGGAAATGATTGCCGATATGGGCGGCGCAGCGGCCGTGCTTGGCGCTATGCAGGCGATTGGCGAGCTCAAGCCGGCAGTAAACATTATTGCGGTCATTCCATCGGCGGAAAATATGCCTTCGGATCGCGCGCTTAAACCGGGCGATGTCATTACGATGATGAACGGCCTGACGGTGGAAGTGGTGAATACCGATGCCGAAGGCCGGCTGGTGCTTGGCGACGGGCTCACGACGGCCATTCGCCGCGGAGCAACGAAGCTGGTGGATGTCGCGACGCTGACAGGAGCGGTATCGGTGGCGCTCGGCTCACAAGCGACGGGAGCGGTGACGAACCATGATGGGCTCATGCAGCAGGTGCGCGAAGCATCTGAGCGGGCAGGCGAGCGCGTATGGCAGCTTCCGGCCTATCCGGAATATAAGAAGCAAATTCGGAGTGAAGCGGCCGATTTGAAAAACAGCGGCGGCCGTGAAGCGGGTACCATTACCGGCGGATTGTTCATTGGCGCATTCGCTGAGGAGCTGCCTTGGGTTCATCTCGATATAGCGGGCGTGTCGTTCCGCGAGTCGGCGAAGGTGCTGGAGCCGAAAGGCGGCACAGGCGTTATGGTGCGTACGCTCGTCGAGCTGATGTACGCTAAGGTGTAA
- a CDS encoding MFS transporter, which produces MNNGEAGLKKEGLVILILSFALTLVVMNTMMFNLALPDVEKQFSLTAIATSWIVTGYSIMFAIASITYSRLSDFIPMKLLFLIALSSLSVASIIGFFSNSFILLMAARLIQATGAGAIAALGIVLVTRFIPADRRGRAMALIMSATSLGLGLGPVIGGVIVEYLGWHYLFAVTAIMIVLIPMFYKMIPAESRKSGTFDVAGALLIGIGTTGLLLALTSRSLIALIIGVVAVALFWWRIHKANDPFVQPDLFRNKPYMLLGMLGVTSYMNNFAALFLVPQVLAGVYHLTPAQSGLIVFPGSLATMVASRYIGSTIDRLGNRFFIRLAPIGLLIASLALAFSAVHSYWAILIIYMLLSVSFSALTSSVSNEMSRLLPQKEIGAGMGLFQLAQFFSGALTAALIGSAIVWQAQLAKSEAFNHILWGMSVIVLCTVVSSLLYTRSAARKASRQAA; this is translated from the coding sequence ATGAATAACGGAGAAGCAGGCCTGAAAAAAGAAGGTCTGGTCATTTTAATACTTAGCTTTGCTTTAACGCTGGTTGTTATGAATACAATGATGTTTAATCTTGCGCTGCCGGATGTGGAGAAGCAATTTTCCCTCACAGCGATTGCGACCTCATGGATCGTAACCGGTTATTCCATTATGTTCGCGATTGCTTCCATTACGTACAGCAGGCTTTCCGATTTTATACCGATGAAGCTATTGTTTCTCATTGCGCTTTCTTCCCTTAGCGTGGCTTCGATTATCGGATTTTTCAGCAATAGCTTTATATTGCTTATGGCGGCACGTCTTATTCAAGCTACTGGAGCAGGAGCGATTGCCGCGCTTGGCATCGTGCTCGTTACACGGTTTATACCCGCTGACCGCCGGGGCCGGGCAATGGCGCTTATTATGTCGGCAACGTCGCTTGGGCTTGGACTGGGGCCGGTTATCGGCGGTGTTATCGTCGAATATTTGGGCTGGCATTATTTATTTGCGGTTACGGCTATTATGATTGTGCTCATTCCCATGTTCTACAAAATGATTCCGGCCGAAAGCCGCAAAAGCGGCACATTCGATGTAGCGGGAGCCTTGCTCATCGGGATCGGAACGACGGGACTCCTGCTCGCCTTGACCAGCAGAAGCCTGATCGCCTTAATCATTGGTGTTGTCGCCGTGGCCTTATTCTGGTGGCGAATCCACAAGGCTAACGATCCATTCGTTCAGCCGGATCTGTTCCGAAATAAGCCTTACATGCTGCTCGGCATGCTGGGCGTTACCTCATACATGAACAACTTCGCCGCGTTATTTCTCGTTCCGCAGGTGCTCGCTGGCGTGTATCATTTAACACCTGCCCAGTCCGGCTTGATCGTATTCCCAGGCTCGCTGGCGACGATGGTTGCCTCAAGATACATTGGCAGTACGATCGACCGCCTTGGCAATCGTTTCTTTATTCGTCTGGCGCCGATCGGTCTGCTCATCGCCTCGCTCGCCCTAGCTTTTAGCGCGGTGCATTCGTATTGGGCGATTCTCATTATCTATATGCTGCTTAGTGTAAGTTTCTCTGCCTTAACGAGCAGCGTATCCAATGAGATGTCGAGGCTGCTGCCGCAAAAGGAAATTGGAGCGGGAATGGGATTGTTCCAGCTTGCCCAGTTTTTCAGCGGCGCATTGACTGCCGCTTTGATAGGCAGCGCCATCGTATGGCAGGCACAGCTGGCGAAATCAGAGGCCTTCAATCATATTTTATGGGGTATGTCCGTTATTGTCCTGTGTACGGTCGTCAGTTCGCTGCTTTACACACGCAGTGCTGCTCGAAAGGCATCACGTCAAGCAGCATAA
- a CDS encoding ATP-binding protein, whose amino-acid sequence MQMMRKRYFPALAEYIRSDKESSLYQAAELGKELTGIQLDDVIAIHEDCMQTLVSNVDSEEAVKLYNRSFIFLIEFMVAYRSHLLANQTNDQKFTEMREMLLRSNRSFEMVKNKYENVLQHMDSGIALFDSEGILTFINLQMAKHLDIPRKTLVGCNLPEILRHPQLSRYTRKMVLRLYKEMLLRRMRNYEFQDRDGNHLLVTVTYGDQLEGDFLFSVKDVSEYKQIEQTALQNDKLAMLGRIAAAIAHEIRNPLTSIRGFIQLLRPYLLQMGKEEYARIILAEIDRANDIIYEFLNSSKPSAPLKKAFSINLLLKEVALLTESEALMRNCQIELQLEGDEYALVASIDMKQIKQVILNIVKNSLDAVAERKSDDIGIIELSTRADGSYVEITMKDNGKGMDKATLTRLFDPFFTTKEEGTGLGLSVSYRIIRNHGGSIRVESVVGSGTSFIIYLPLAE is encoded by the coding sequence ATGCAGATGATGCGAAAGCGTTATTTCCCGGCACTTGCCGAATACATACGAAGTGATAAGGAAAGTTCTCTTTATCAAGCAGCAGAGCTAGGCAAAGAGTTAACGGGAATTCAACTTGATGATGTCATTGCGATCCATGAGGATTGCATGCAGACATTAGTATCGAATGTGGACTCGGAAGAAGCAGTCAAATTGTACAATCGTTCGTTCATTTTTTTAATCGAATTTATGGTTGCTTATCGTTCTCATTTGCTGGCGAATCAAACCAATGATCAGAAGTTTACGGAAATGAGGGAAATGCTGCTACGTTCCAATCGTTCATTTGAAATGGTCAAAAATAAGTATGAAAATGTGCTGCAGCATATGGACAGCGGCATCGCATTATTTGACAGTGAAGGCATCTTGACATTCATTAATTTGCAAATGGCGAAGCACCTAGACATTCCCCGCAAAACGCTGGTGGGCTGCAATTTGCCTGAAATTTTGCGGCATCCGCAGCTAAGCAGGTATACCCGAAAAATGGTTTTACGACTGTACAAGGAAATGCTGCTTCGGCGCATGCGGAATTATGAGTTTCAGGATAGGGATGGCAATCATTTACTCGTAACGGTCACCTACGGCGATCAGCTTGAAGGTGATTTTCTATTCAGCGTCAAAGATGTGTCGGAGTATAAACAGATTGAGCAAACGGCTTTGCAAAATGACAAGCTAGCCATGCTTGGCCGAATTGCGGCTGCCATCGCGCATGAAATTCGCAATCCACTGACGTCGATACGCGGTTTTATCCAGCTGCTGCGCCCGTATTTGCTGCAAATGGGCAAAGAGGAATATGCCCGAATTATTTTAGCCGAAATCGATCGTGCCAATGATATTATTTACGAGTTTTTGAACTCGTCCAAGCCGTCAGCTCCATTAAAGAAAGCGTTTTCTATTAATTTACTACTTAAAGAAGTTGCGCTGCTTACGGAGAGCGAGGCGCTTATGCGCAATTGCCAGATCGAGCTGCAGCTCGAAGGGGATGAATATGCACTCGTCGCTTCGATCGACATGAAGCAGATTAAGCAGGTCATTCTCAACATTGTGAAAAATTCACTCGATGCGGTAGCGGAACGGAAAAGCGATGATATCGGCATTATTGAGCTGTCAACGAGAGCCGATGGTTCTTATGTGGAGATTACGATGAAGGATAACGGGAAAGGCATGGATAAGGCAACGCTGACTCGATTGTTTGATCCTTTTTTTACGACCAAGGAAGAAGGGACGGGCCTTGGCTTATCCGTCAGTTACCGGATTATCCGCAATCATGGGGGCTCTATTCGCGTCGAAAGCGTCGTAGGCAGCGGCACATCATTCATTATTTATTTGCCATTAGCGGAATAA
- a CDS encoding peroxiredoxin, with amino-acid sequence MAERLVGYPAPDFTAETAIGDGSGFGKASLADYKGKWLVLFFYPLDFTFVCPTEITALSLAADEFKKLNTEILGVSVDSQHSHKAWINTSVNDNGLGKLEFPLAADITKKIAKDYGVLIEEEGIALRGLFIIDPEGEVKYQVVNHNDVGRSVDETLRVLQALQSGGLCPMNWKPGQQTLSV; translated from the coding sequence ATGGCAGAACGTTTGGTAGGTTACCCAGCTCCAGATTTTACAGCAGAAACAGCAATCGGTGATGGTTCCGGTTTCGGCAAAGCATCCCTTGCAGACTACAAAGGCAAATGGTTGGTATTGTTCTTCTATCCACTTGACTTCACTTTTGTTTGCCCAACTGAAATTACAGCTTTGAGCCTTGCTGCTGATGAGTTCAAGAAGCTTAACACTGAAATTCTTGGTGTGAGCGTAGACAGCCAGCACAGCCACAAAGCATGGATTAATACATCCGTTAACGATAATGGTCTTGGCAAGCTTGAGTTCCCTCTTGCTGCTGATATCACGAAGAAAATCGCTAAAGATTATGGCGTTCTGATTGAAGAAGAAGGCATCGCGCTTCGCGGCCTGTTCATCATCGATCCAGAAGGCGAAGTTAAATACCAAGTCGTTAACCATAACGATGTTGGCCGCAGCGTAGACGAAACGCTTCGCGTATTGCAAGCTTTGCAATCCGGCGGACTTTGCCCAATGAACTGGAAGCCAGGTCAGCAAACGCTGTCTGTTTAA
- the leuB gene encoding 3-isopropylmalate dehydrogenase: MSEVKKIAVVAGDGIGPEVVGEALKVLKKVEELYGYQFETEHGLFGGIAIDEKGTPLPQETLDLCRNADAVLLGAVGGPKWDNNSKELRPETGLLGIRKALGLFSNIRPATVFDCLKEASTLKPEVLEGTDLIVVRELTGGIYFGEKFRREGAGGEEAVDTCVYNVQEIERIVRQAFDIAMTRSKRLASVDKANVLETSRLWREVVNRIAPEYPEVELEHVLVDNCAMQLLRRPSSFDVIVTENMFGDILSDEAAMLTGSIGMLSSASLGEGSFGLYEPVHGSAPDIAGQGISNPIATILSVALMFRLTFGYHDAAKAIEDAVKEVLDAGHRTGDIAVDKSKAIGTTAMGDLIIAALKKA; the protein is encoded by the coding sequence ATGTCAGAAGTTAAAAAAATTGCAGTAGTTGCCGGCGACGGTATTGGTCCAGAGGTTGTAGGCGAAGCGCTTAAAGTATTGAAAAAAGTAGAAGAGCTGTATGGCTATCAGTTCGAAACCGAGCACGGCCTGTTCGGCGGAATTGCCATTGATGAAAAAGGAACACCATTGCCGCAGGAGACGCTTGATCTTTGTAGAAATGCTGACGCTGTATTGCTCGGCGCTGTTGGCGGCCCGAAATGGGACAACAACTCGAAGGAGCTTCGTCCTGAGACTGGCCTTCTCGGCATTCGCAAGGCGCTGGGTCTGTTCTCCAACATTCGTCCGGCAACTGTATTTGACTGCTTGAAAGAGGCTTCCACGCTTAAGCCAGAAGTGCTGGAAGGCACTGACCTGATCGTTGTGCGCGAGCTGACAGGCGGCATCTACTTCGGCGAGAAATTCCGTCGTGAAGGCGCAGGCGGCGAAGAAGCGGTTGATACTTGCGTATACAATGTACAAGAGATTGAGCGTATCGTTCGTCAAGCGTTTGACATTGCGATGACTCGCAGCAAGCGTCTGGCTTCCGTTGATAAAGCGAACGTGCTGGAAACTTCCCGTCTGTGGCGAGAGGTGGTTAACCGGATTGCGCCTGAATACCCAGAGGTTGAGCTGGAGCATGTGCTTGTAGACAACTGCGCGATGCAATTGCTGCGCCGTCCATCGAGCTTTGACGTTATCGTAACGGAAAACATGTTTGGCGATATTTTGAGCGATGAAGCAGCCATGCTGACAGGTTCTATCGGCATGCTTTCCTCCGCTTCGCTGGGCGAAGGCAGCTTCGGCCTTTACGAGCCGGTACACGGTTCCGCACCTGACATTGCTGGACAAGGCATTTCGAACCCAATCGCAACGATTCTTTCGGTTGCATTGATGTTCCGTCTGACTTTCGGCTACCACGATGCAGCGAAAGCGATTGAGGATGCTGTTAAAGAAGTGCTGGATGCAGGACACCGCACAGGCGATATCGCGGTTGACAAGAGCAAAGCTATTGGTACAACGGCAATGGGCGATTTGATCATTGCAGCACTGAAAAAAGCTTAA
- the sigI gene encoding RNA polymerase sigma factor SigI produces MLLVLFKRFLRKTVPTDTVEANTKEPLFKNTKTKPSLSPEQTVLQIQQGDALLRERFIASYKPYIAKVTSRFCKRYVHASRDDEYSVALIAFNEAINQFSPESGRSFLGFAETVIRRRLIDYVRREQRHLSSVPYSTFERLDDEEQLYNPVELKQAMAAYELNSTADERRLEMGEFNQELLKYGVSFAELVEASPKHADSRKMLMRTAAILAEDDAMFGQLKLTGKLPVKALTEASGLSRKTIERNRKYMIAIACILRGTYPFLKDYLDLDDWQREASKEAE; encoded by the coding sequence TTGCTACTTGTATTATTCAAGCGTTTCTTGCGGAAAACCGTGCCCACCGACACCGTAGAAGCGAACACGAAGGAACCATTATTCAAAAATACGAAAACAAAGCCATCCCTGTCGCCGGAGCAGACGGTTCTGCAAATTCAGCAAGGAGACGCGCTGCTGCGGGAGCGGTTTATTGCAAGCTATAAGCCATACATTGCAAAAGTGACAAGCCGCTTCTGCAAACGTTATGTCCATGCGAGCAGGGATGATGAATATAGCGTGGCCTTAATCGCCTTTAACGAGGCCATTAATCAATTTTCGCCGGAGTCTGGCAGATCCTTTCTCGGCTTTGCCGAGACGGTCATCAGACGCCGTCTAATTGACTATGTGCGCCGTGAGCAGCGGCATCTATCCTCAGTTCCATATAGCACATTCGAGCGTTTAGACGATGAGGAGCAGCTTTACAACCCTGTTGAGCTGAAGCAGGCGATGGCTGCATATGAGCTGAACAGTACGGCGGATGAGCGCCGGCTGGAGATGGGCGAATTTAATCAGGAGCTGCTGAAATACGGCGTATCGTTCGCCGAGCTGGTCGAAGCTTCACCCAAGCATGCGGATTCACGCAAAATGCTGATGCGTACAGCAGCAATATTAGCAGAGGATGACGCGATGTTTGGCCAATTAAAGCTGACGGGCAAGCTGCCGGTCAAAGCATTGACGGAGGCGAGCGGCTTGTCCCGTAAGACGATTGAACGCAATCGCAAATATATGATTGCCATTGCATGTATTTTACGGGGAACGTACCCGTTTTTGAAAGATTACCTGGATCTGGACGATTGGCAGCGAGAAGCGAGCAAGGAGGCAGAATGA
- a CDS encoding anti-sigma factor domain-containing protein, whose protein sequence is MMNRGVVMQIQKNRAVVLTADGRFINTELPRNVQVGDEIVIQQEERARRRRPKALLWRTGVAVAIVLLILPVLLYVQSGKHPVVAYFSMDINPSIEIGIDSREQVQELHAFNEAGKQVIAGVSYKNKSLALVTTAIMQKIAGMHYFDDKVQDIVVTSVVVGGDDPQMDVLFSTKLNKALTDMVAEGHMQAAVEILTLSAPVELRDAAEAYGLSSGKMAVYLMAKDEGYALELENFQQHSISMIAEPLGGVKTIVKHADKTTKESLRSLLEAETKQDAVQSSSVPVVDSASAEPAATPTPTPTPTHAPVLVSSVTNAEASSKPAETATPEPKPTAGTAVKETPAKQKDNEKNGQHGKDNEKDKVKDKDKDKDKDKDKDKDKDKDKDKDKDKDKDNNKDKEKIKNKDKDKNKDKNNDKNKNDGRNNTHKDVKDRDTGKNKDKDNCKKNSGKNKGKTIWDDQKRFSYRTNVENTYSWQRSA, encoded by the coding sequence ATGATGAACCGTGGCGTCGTAATGCAGATACAAAAGAATAGGGCAGTTGTGCTGACGGCGGATGGCAGATTCATCAATACCGAGCTTCCTCGCAACGTTCAGGTTGGCGATGAAATTGTGATCCAGCAGGAGGAGAGGGCAAGGCGCAGGAGACCCAAAGCGCTGCTGTGGAGAACCGGAGTGGCTGTGGCTATCGTGCTGCTTATTTTGCCTGTGCTGCTGTATGTTCAGAGCGGCAAACATCCCGTAGTGGCTTATTTCAGTATGGACATCAATCCAAGCATTGAAATCGGCATTGACAGCCGTGAGCAGGTGCAGGAGCTTCATGCGTTCAATGAGGCGGGCAAGCAGGTCATCGCCGGAGTGTCCTACAAAAATAAATCGCTTGCGCTGGTTACAACGGCTATTATGCAAAAAATTGCCGGCATGCACTATTTTGACGATAAGGTGCAGGATATTGTAGTTACGAGCGTAGTCGTTGGCGGTGATGATCCGCAGATGGATGTGTTATTTTCAACTAAGCTTAATAAGGCTTTGACAGATATGGTCGCGGAAGGGCATATGCAGGCGGCTGTAGAAATTCTGACGCTGTCCGCCCCGGTAGAGCTGCGGGATGCGGCGGAGGCATACGGCTTGTCCTCTGGCAAGATGGCGGTTTATTTGATGGCCAAGGATGAAGGTTATGCTCTTGAGCTGGAAAACTTCCAGCAGCATTCCATCAGCATGATAGCCGAGCCGCTTGGCGGTGTAAAAACGATTGTGAAGCATGCTGATAAAACGACCAAAGAAAGCCTGAGAAGCTTGCTTGAGGCGGAGACAAAGCAAGATGCGGTGCAATCCTCCTCCGTACCGGTTGTGGATAGCGCTTCTGCTGAGCCAGCAGCTACTCCAACTCCAACTCCAACTCCAACTCATGCGCCTGTGCTTGTAAGCTCAGTGACGAACGCTGAGGCTTCTTCGAAGCCCGCAGAGACAGCTACCCCGGAGCCTAAGCCGACTGCTGGGACAGCTGTCAAGGAGACGCCAGCGAAACAAAAGGATAACGAAAAAAACGGGCAGCATGGCAAGGATAATGAGAAAGACAAAGTTAAGGATAAGGATAAGGATAAGGATAAGGATAAGGATAAGGATAAGGATAAGGATAAGGATAAGGATAAGGATAAGGATAAGGATAAGGATAACAACAAAGACAAGGAAAAAATTAAGAATAAAGACAAAGATAAGAACAAAGATAAAAACAACGATAAAAATAAAAACGATGGCAGAAACAATACCCATAAAGACGTTAAAGACAGGGATACGGGTAAAAATAAAGACAAGGACAATTGCAAGAAGAACAGCGGGAAAAATAAAGGGAAGACCATTTGGGACGACCAAAAACGTTTTAGCTATCGAACAAACGTGGAAAATACATACAGCTGGCAGAGGTCTGCTTAG
- a CDS encoding PAS domain S-box protein, giving the protein MSDYVSADLYHTYMNSIWEETTDGIVIVDLQRIVLDVNPAFEQMYGWTKEELVGRKLPVGPAHLYKEFARLYDQVIEGKKAAAAEYPKLCKNGKHLHVSITLSAVRDSSGKITGIVAIERDITKRKHTEKALRETEQLYSHLTQNVLAGVFVRQDRKIVYINSYMSAMLGYTREEFVTLKTADYIDAIELFTIKRQVAEILIKKREPRYTVTVRGKKKDGGFVYLEVNLSLIMYKGRTAMLGSAKDVTSSVALERSLRESAEMYQRVMKLLPEPIVLSDHGIIIYANNSAIKLVAADDKNEVIGHSIFEYIHPDYHEESLRKMDLIMFEEEPSQFEERQIICRDGQTIDIEMSSIRVNNYMGKRVILTVIRDLTDRKRSEDMLVRSEKLSVIGQLAAGVAHEIRNPLTALKGFTQLLKTKNEGYGSYLDIMSNELDRINLIVNEFMTLAKPHFTRFNDENLVHILRGVISVLETQAIMTNVDIETQVEDSLMMIHADANQLKQVFINVIKNAIEAMPDGGRVTIAIRSNVPDSVCLTIRDEGIGMTDSIIGKIGQPFITTKEKGTGLGLMISSRIIEAHHGTLHIVSRHGEGTEVQITLPLAKPAIAEIN; this is encoded by the coding sequence ATGAGCGACTATGTAAGTGCGGACTTGTATCATACCTATATGAACTCCATTTGGGAAGAGACAACAGATGGTATTGTTATTGTCGATTTGCAGCGCATCGTGCTGGATGTCAATCCAGCTTTTGAACAGATGTACGGCTGGACGAAGGAGGAGCTGGTAGGCAGGAAGCTTCCCGTCGGTCCAGCTCATCTGTATAAGGAGTTTGCCAGGCTATACGATCAGGTGATTGAGGGCAAGAAGGCAGCCGCAGCGGAATATCCAAAGCTATGCAAGAACGGCAAGCATCTGCATGTGAGCATTACCCTGTCGGCTGTTCGAGACAGCAGCGGCAAGATAACCGGAATCGTGGCCATTGAGCGGGATATTACGAAACGAAAGCATACCGAGAAGGCGCTTCGGGAGACGGAGCAGCTTTACAGCCATCTGACGCAAAATGTGCTAGCCGGCGTTTTTGTCAGGCAGGATCGCAAAATTGTATATATTAACTCGTATATGTCGGCCATGCTCGGCTACACGAGAGAGGAATTTGTTACGCTGAAAACCGCCGACTACATTGATGCGATTGAGCTGTTCACCATTAAGCGGCAGGTAGCGGAAATTTTGATCAAAAAGCGTGAGCCACGCTATACCGTTACCGTACGCGGCAAGAAGAAGGATGGCGGCTTCGTTTATTTGGAGGTCAATCTCTCGCTCATTATGTACAAAGGCAGAACCGCGATGCTGGGCTCAGCCAAGGATGTGACCTCATCGGTTGCGCTTGAGCGTTCCTTGCGGGAAAGCGCCGAGATGTACCAGCGTGTCATGAAGCTGCTGCCAGAGCCGATTGTGCTAAGCGATCACGGGATTATTATTTACGCCAACAATTCAGCAATCAAGCTCGTTGCGGCCGATGACAAAAACGAAGTGATTGGGCACTCGATATTTGAATATATTCATCCTGACTATCATGAGGAATCGCTTAGAAAGATGGACCTCATTATGTTCGAGGAGGAGCCGAGTCAGTTTGAGGAGCGGCAAATTATATGCAGAGATGGGCAAACGATAGATATTGAGATGTCGAGCATTCGTGTCAATAACTATATGGGAAAACGGGTTATTTTAACGGTAATCCGGGATTTAACTGATCGCAAGCGATCCGAGGATATGCTGGTGCGCTCCGAGAAGCTGTCGGTTATCGGCCAGCTTGCGGCGGGCGTTGCCCATGAAATTCGCAATCCGCTAACGGCGCTCAAGGGTTTTACGCAATTGCTGAAAACCAAAAACGAAGGTTATGGCTCGTATCTCGATATAATGTCCAATGAGCTGGATCGAATTAACTTAATCGTCAACGAATTTATGACCTTAGCGAAGCCGCATTTTACCAGATTCAACGATGAGAATTTGGTACATATTTTGCGCGGCGTTATTTCGGTGCTGGAAACACAGGCGATTATGACGAATGTGGATATTGAGACGCAGGTGGAAGACAGCCTAATGATGATTCATGCGGATGCCAATCAGCTCAAGCAGGTTTTCATTAATGTCATCAAAAATGCGATCGAAGCGATGCCAGATGGTGGCCGCGTTACGATTGCGATTCGCTCAAACGTTCCTGACAGCGTTTGCTTGACCATCCGCGATGAGGGGATCGGGATGACCGACTCTATTATTGGGAAAATTGGACAGCCCTTTATTACGACAAAAGAAAAAGGCACGGGCCTTGGGCTGATGATCAGCTCCAGAATAATTGAGGCCCATCATGGTACACTACATATCGTTAGTCGACATGGCGAAGGCACGGAGGTACAAATTACGCTGCCGTTGGCTAAGCCTGCAATCGCAGAAATCAATTAA